The Deltaproteobacteria bacterium genomic sequence TAACTTTATTATTGGCGAATTGTCGGGTGTTAAAATGGTTTTTCTTCCGCGACACGGCGGAGGGCACAGAATTACTCCCTCAGAGCTTAACTTCAGGGCCAATATATATGGTATGAAAAAGCTTGGCGTAGAAAGAATTATTTCCGTTAGCGCCGTCGGGAGCATGAAGGAAGAGATAGAGCCGGGCCATATTGTTATCCCGAACCAGTTTATTGACCTGACGAAAGGAAGAAAGTCTACCTTTTTTAGCGGCGGTGTCGTCGGTCACGTTACCTTTGCCGACCCTATTTGCGGAGAGCTTGGCAAGGCAGTCTATGATTCTGCTCTTGCCGTTGGCGCCAAAACACACTTTGGGGGGACCTACGTTTGTATCGAGGGACCGCAGTTTTCTACCCGGGCTGAATCGAGAGTATACAGGAGCTGGGATGTTGATGTTATCGGAATGACCAACGTTACTGAGGCCAAACTGGCGAGAGAGGCAGAAATGTGTTATACCACCATTGCCCTGTCTACAGACTATGATTGCTGGCACGAAGAAGAAGAAGACGTCAGTGTTGAGGCCATTCTTGAAATTATAAAAAATAACGTAAACACAGCGAGAGCAATTATCAGGGAAACAGCCGGCAGGCTTTCCCCGGAGAGGGGCTGTCGCTGTGGTTCTGCACTTGAGTATGCCATTATCAGCGACAGATCACGTATTCCCGAAAATGTAAAAAAAGATCTTGAGATCATTATAGGTAAATACATATAACTTTGCGCGAGTAATTTTCAGATCT encodes the following:
- the mtnP gene encoding S-methyl-5'-thioadenosine phosphorylase: MSIIGVIGGSGLYEIEELTNVEEVSLETPFGPPSDNFIIGELSGVKMVFLPRHGGGHRITPSELNFRANIYGMKKLGVERIISVSAVGSMKEEIEPGHIVIPNQFIDLTKGRKSTFFSGGVVGHVTFADPICGELGKAVYDSALAVGAKTHFGGTYVCIEGPQFSTRAESRVYRSWDVDVIGMTNVTEAKLAREAEMCYTTIALSTDYDCWHEEEEDVSVEAILEIIKNNVNTARAIIRETAGRLSPERGCRCGSALEYAIISDRSRIPENVKKDLEIIIGKYI